From a single Actinomycetota bacterium genomic region:
- a CDS encoding acyl-CoA dehydrogenase family protein: protein MAWDFSTEPEFESKLEWMRGFVRDEIWPLEVAGLTPQAFRRAIVPLQEEVKGQGLWAAHLGPELGGQGFGQVKLGLMHEILGTSFYAPIVFGNNAPDSGNAELIALAGTDEQKQRWLWPLLEGRIRSAFSMTEPGAGADPTVISTRAERVGDEWVINGHKWFTSNGATSDLLIVMAVTNPDVHPYQGMSMILVPTDTPGVTILRNIGTMEDPDHPMDMPGGHAEILYQDVRVPVENLLGDEGQAFVLAQKRLGPGRIHHVMRWIGQCNRAFDMMCERAVSRVVFGEPLARKQTIQNWIAESATEIHALRLMTLHAAWKMDNEGSSAARKEISMIKFWGGRVLHDVIDRAIQVHGSLGFSTDLPLEHMYRAARAGRIYDGPDEVHRMTVARQVLKGYEPRDVPSQHVPTRREEARQRFAELLDAASANL from the coding sequence ATGGCCTGGGACTTCTCCACCGAACCTGAGTTCGAGTCGAAGCTCGAGTGGATGCGCGGCTTCGTCCGCGACGAGATCTGGCCCCTCGAGGTGGCCGGCCTCACGCCTCAGGCCTTCCGACGCGCGATCGTTCCGCTGCAGGAAGAGGTGAAGGGACAGGGCCTGTGGGCGGCCCACCTCGGACCCGAGCTCGGCGGACAGGGGTTCGGCCAGGTGAAGCTCGGACTCATGCACGAGATCCTGGGGACGTCCTTCTACGCGCCGATAGTCTTCGGCAACAACGCCCCGGACTCGGGCAACGCAGAGCTGATCGCGCTGGCGGGCACGGACGAGCAGAAGCAGCGCTGGCTCTGGCCCCTGCTCGAGGGTCGGATACGGTCCGCCTTCTCCATGACGGAGCCGGGAGCCGGGGCCGACCCCACCGTCATCTCGACGCGCGCCGAGCGGGTGGGCGACGAATGGGTGATCAACGGGCACAAGTGGTTCACGTCCAACGGGGCCACCTCGGACCTGCTGATAGTGATGGCGGTCACCAACCCGGATGTCCACCCCTACCAGGGGATGTCGATGATCCTCGTCCCGACGGACACCCCCGGCGTGACCATCCTGCGCAACATAGGGACGATGGAGGACCCCGACCACCCGATGGACATGCCGGGAGGTCACGCCGAGATCCTGTACCAGGACGTCCGGGTCCCCGTCGAGAACCTGCTGGGGGACGAGGGACAGGCCTTCGTCCTCGCCCAGAAGCGCCTCGGTCCCGGACGGATCCATCACGTGATGCGCTGGATCGGTCAGTGCAACCGCGCGTTCGACATGATGTGCGAACGGGCCGTGTCGCGCGTCGTCTTCGGGGAGCCCCTGGCTCGCAAGCAGACGATCCAGAACTGGATCGCTGAGTCCGCCACCGAGATCCACGCGCTCCGCCTGATGACCCTTCACGCCGCGTGGAAGATGGACAACGAGGGTTCGTCCGCCGCCCGCAAGGAGATCTCGATGATCAAGTTCTGGGGCGGCCGGGTCCTCCACGACGTGATCGACCGGGCGATCCAGGTGCACGGGTCGCTCGGATTCTCGACCGACCTCCCGCTCGAGCACATGTACCGGGCGGCCCGGGCCGGACGGATATACGACGGTCCGGACGAGGTGCACCGGATGACGGTCGCCCGCCAGGTCCTGAAGGGGTACGAGCCCCGGGATGTGCCGTCCCAGCACGTCCCCACCCGGCGCGAGGAGGCCCGGCAGCGCTTCGCCGAGCTCCTCGACGCGGCCAGCGCCAACCTGTAG